In Glandiceps talaboti chromosome 4, keGlaTala1.1, whole genome shotgun sequence, a single window of DNA contains:
- the LOC144433731 gene encoding avidin-related protein 4/5-like isoform X2, with protein MLTCYVKSSSSKYINRTKWLDPKLHARALNREDPTCSVAGYWKNELGSIMKLIVAQDGSLSGYYNTSVGHPGAETQPIHGFTDPSGSTIGFTVSWRNGESQTSWTGEYFCEPDEIIQTMWILTEAGKQQDYWGANLIGQDDFRRIRELELKRDDTLRFGFLSLEHLLHK; from the exons ATGCTAACGTGTTATGTGAAATC GTCATCCTCCAAATATATAAATAGGACAAAATGGCTGGACCCGAAGTTGCATGCAAGAG CCTTGAATCGCGAAGACCCTACTTGTTCAGTGGCTGGTTACTGGAAGAATGAACTTGGGTCAATCATGAAATTGATAGTGGCACAAGACGGTTCGTTGTCCGGTTATTACAACACTTCTGTTGGCCACCCAG GAGCTGAGACGCAACCAATTCATGGATTCACAGACCCTAGCGGCAGCACAATAGGGTTTACTGTGTCCTGGAGAAATGGAGAATCCCAAACTAGCTGGACAGGTGAATACTTCTGCGAACCAGATGAGATTATCCAAACCATGTGGATCCTTACCGAAGCCGGAAAACAGCAAGACTACTGGGGAGCTAACCT AATCGGTCAAGATGATTTCCGTAGAATCCGTGAACTCGAGTTAAAGCGTGATGATACGTTGAGGTTTGGTTTTCTTTCCTTGGAACACTTGTTGCACAAATGA
- the LOC144433762 gene encoding 2-hydroxyacylsphingosine 1-beta-galactosyltransferase-like — MVDRGHNATMLVNHGMSVIQAKQIESDHSKFSFMKYQGSFTDEYIKEALRILTGGSLNGTTTMWDILGIVQRLSSDCDMLLQDDDMFKQLRSAKYDIIIANSVNMCHILIVQKLGLPFVSFSTQRFYPMMDSSLHHIPSYPSYVTAMYSGLPDKMNFLQRLKNLQHYVVSYFLFKFLLLAPYENLKAKYDIRPDATLHELLQTSEVALYCSDFALEFPRPLMPSIKYIGGLLAKPASTLDKLKITGFECGLATLRTCLCCEMWFTGFGGMTMTHVSVFKFLLLWMSLVHTSSCSKLLILPGYPLGSHYMIMSNVGQTMVDRGHNATMLVNHGMSVIQAKQIESDHSKFSFMKYQGSFTDEYIKEALRILTGGSLNGTTTMWDILGIVQRLSSDCDMLLQDDDMFKQLRSAKYDIIIANSVNMCHILIVQRLGLPFVSFSTQRFYPMMDSSLHHIPSYVTAMYSGLPDKMNFLQRLKNLQHYVVSYFLFKFLLLAPYENLKAKYDIRPDATLHELLQTSEVALYCSDFALEFPRPLMPSIKYIGGLLAKPASTLDKEFGDYVESAEHGIVVFALGSVANLASSMDVAEMFVRAFARLSQKVIMRYDGPPPPGVGSNTKLAKWLPQNDLLGHPKTKAFIGHGGMNGVYEAIYHGVPMVGMPIYGDNYDNLARLVDKGMCVTLDVKTLSQDKIYNAVSTIIQDKSYKENAMRLSAIHRDSPMTPSETAAFWIEHVMKHGGQHLRPASFQLNTFQYFLLDVIYRDMHLQRGVTADIIESMQKKTQVFRWFIDRRLDCHQMKPNNIPLYSHPFSCYERFDARAALSVNIAC; from the exons ATGGTTGATAGAGGACACAACGCCACCATGCTCGTCAATCATGGAATGAGTGTAATACAAGCGAAGCAAATCGAGTCTGACCACTCAAAATTTTCGTTTATGAAGTACCAGGGCAGTTTTACTGATGAATATATTAAGGAAGCACTTAGGATATTAACTGGCGGTTCCTTGAATGGAACAACTACCATGTGGGATATACTGGGTATCGTCCAAAGATTGTCAAGTGATTGTGATATGCTTCTACAGGACGACGACATGTTCAAGCAATTAAGATCagcaaaatatgacattataaTAGCCAATAGCGTCAACATGTGTCATATTCTGATTGTTCAAAAGCTAGGCCTGCCATTTGTGTCTTTTTCAACACAGCGGTTTTACCCAATGATGGATAGTTCACTCCATCATATTCCATCCTATCCatcctatgttacagctatgtaTTCAGGTCTACCTGACAAGATGAACTTTTTACAGCGGCTTAAAAACCTTCAACACTATGTGGTGTCTTACTTCCTTTTCAAATTCTTGCTTTTGGCGCCATACGAGAACTTAAAAGCCAAATATGATATCAGACCGGATGCAACGTTACATGAACTGCTACAAACTTCTGAAGTGGCTCTGTATTGTTCTGATTTCGCCCTTGAGTTCCCGCGTCCCTTGATGCCAAGCATTAAGTACATCGGTGGGCTTCTTGCAAAGCCAGCATCTACACTTGATAAG CTGAAGATAACGGGTTTTGAATGTGGCCTTGCTACGTTGCG TACGTGTCTCTGCTGTGAAATGTGGTTCACCGGTTTTGGCGGAATGACAATGACACACGTTTCAGTTTTCAAATTTCTCTTATTATGGATGTCACTGGTACATACATCGTCATGCAGCAAACTTCTGATACTCCCAGGTTATCCACTAGGGAGCCACTACATGATAATGTCAAATGTAGGGCAAACGATGGTTGATAGAGGACACAACGCCACCATGCTCGTCAATCATGGAATGAGTGTAATACAAGCGAAGCAAATCGAGTCTGACCACTCAAAATTTTCGTTTATGAAGTACCAGGGCAGTTTTACTGATGAATATATTAAGGAAGCACTTAGGATATTAACTGGCGGTTCCTTGAATGGAACAACTACCATGTGGGATATACTGGGTATCGTCCAAAGATTGTCAAGTGACTGTGATATGCTTCTACAGGACGACGACATGTTCAAGCAATTAAGATCagcaaaatatgacattataaTAGCCAATAGCGTCAACATGTGTCATATTCTGATTGTTCAAAGGCTAGGCCTGCCATTTGTGTCTTTTTCAACACAGCGGTTTTACCCAATGATGGATAGTTCACTCCATCATATTCCatcctatgttacagctatgtaTTCAGGTCTACCTGACAAGATGAACTTTTTACAGCGGCTTAAAAACCTTCAACACTATGTGGTGTCTTACTTCCTTTTCAAATTCTTGCTTTTGGCGCCATACGAGAACTTAAAAGCCAAATATGATATCAGACCGGATGCAACGTTACATGAACTGCTACAAACTTCTGAAGTGGCTCTGTATTGTTCTGATTTCGCCCTTGAGTTCCCGCGTCCCTTGATGCCAAGCATTAAGTACATCGGTGGGCTTCTTGCAAAGCCAGCATCTACACTTGATAAG GAATTTGGTGATTACGTTGAATCAGCTGAACATGGAATTGTTGTATTTGCATTGGGATCTGTGGCAAACTTGGCATCTAGCATGGACGTGGCTGAAATGTTTGTGAGAGCATTCGCAAGACTTTCCCAGAAAGTTATTATGCGATATGATGGTCCTCCCCCACCTGGAGTTGGATCAAATACCAAGCTTGCAAAGTGGTTGCCTCAAAATGATCTATTAG GACACCCCAAAACGAAAGCCTTCATAGGACATGGTGGTATGAATGGGGTATATGAAGCCATTTATCATGGTGTTCCTATGGTAGGAATGCCCATATATGGTGATAATTACGATAACCTGGCACGACTAGTTGATAAAGGGATGTGTGTTACATTAGATGTCAAGACATTATCACAGGATAAGATTTATAATGCAGTGTCAACTATAATACAGGACAAAAG CTACAAAGAGAATGCGATGAGACTATCTGCAATTCATAGAGATTCACCAATGACGCCCTCCGAGACAGCCGCCTTCTGGATTGAACATGTTATGAAACATGGTGGACAACATCTCCGTCCTGCTTCCTTTCAACTCAACACATTCCAGTATTTTCTTTTAGATGTTAT ttACAGAGATATGCATTTACAGAGAGGTGTAACTGCTGATATTATCGAGTCCA TGCAGAAGAAGACGCAAGTATTTCGTTGGTTTATTGACCGTCGACTTGATTGTCACCAAATGAAACCAAATAATATACCCCTATATTCACACCCGTTCTCATGTTACGAGAGGTTTGATGCACG TGCAGCTTTAAGTGTGAATATCGCATGTTAA
- the LOC144433731 gene encoding avidin-related protein 4/5-like isoform X1, with product MAGPEVACKSGLWKTEVILILSLVWMGNVDMKPLNREDPTCSVAGYWKNELGSIMKLIVAQDGSLSGYYNTSVGHPGAETQPIHGFTDPSGSTIGFTVSWRNGESQTSWTGEYFCEPDEIIQTMWILTEAGKQQDYWGANLIGQDDFRRIRELELKRDDTLRFGFLSLEHLLHK from the exons ATGGCTGGACCCGAAGTTGCATGCAAGAG CGGCTTGTGGAAGACAGAAGTAATTCTTATCTTGTCATTGGTATGGATGGGAAACGTGGACATGAAAC CCTTGAATCGCGAAGACCCTACTTGTTCAGTGGCTGGTTACTGGAAGAATGAACTTGGGTCAATCATGAAATTGATAGTGGCACAAGACGGTTCGTTGTCCGGTTATTACAACACTTCTGTTGGCCACCCAG GAGCTGAGACGCAACCAATTCATGGATTCACAGACCCTAGCGGCAGCACAATAGGGTTTACTGTGTCCTGGAGAAATGGAGAATCCCAAACTAGCTGGACAGGTGAATACTTCTGCGAACCAGATGAGATTATCCAAACCATGTGGATCCTTACCGAAGCCGGAAAACAGCAAGACTACTGGGGAGCTAACCT AATCGGTCAAGATGATTTCCGTAGAATCCGTGAACTCGAGTTAAAGCGTGATGATACGTTGAGGTTTGGTTTTCTTTCCTTGGAACACTTGTTGCACAAATGA